The Candidatus Latescibacter sp. nucleotide sequence CGTTTCAAAGTATTTTCCAAAACGGTTGAATCTTTCAACCGGTCATACTTGAGAACCTCAAGTTTAAAAACCTTCAGGTTCTTTAGCCGTTCGATAGTCTCTTCGGTGAGGTCATCACACGGCTCCGTTACAACCTCTCCGGTCTCCGGATCCACTACCTTTTCCATGCAGATCATATCCGGCTCGACCTTGCCGATGGGCATTTTTTCCGTCTCAAAGAAGAGCCGCCAGATGCTTTCATTATCGGAATACCCGAACGCTCTGAGAAGCATTGTGGCCGGAAACTTCCTCTTGCGGTCTATATGGGCGTACATGACATCATTGATGTCCATGGAGAATTCAACCCAGCTCCCCCGGTAGGGAATGATTCTGGCGCTGAAAAGAAGCTTCCCGTTTGGATGAGTTTCTTCACCGAAGAATACACCGGGCGACCGGTGAAGCTGGCTGACTATAACCCGCTCTGCGCCGTTAATGATGAACGTTCCCGCCTCGGTCATCAAAGGCATTTCACCCAGGAACACCTGCTGCGAAATAATATCCTTGACGACCTGTTCGCTGCCCTGCTTTTCAAAGGCAATAAGACGGAGAGTCGCTTTCAGAGGGGCGGCATAGGTCATATCCCGATCTACGCATTCCACCTTCGAGTATTTCGTAACGCCTATCGAGTAATCGACAAACTCGAGATTCATGGTGTTATGAACATCGGAGATAGGGAAGATGGATCTGAATACAGCTTGCAGCCCTTGTTCCCGTCGTTTGGACGGCGGTAAATCCAATTGCAGGAAATTATTGAATGATGAGATCTGGAGGTCGAGAAGATAAGGCATATCAACAACCGTAGGAATCTTTGCAAAAGACTGCCTCTCGATTTTTTTTCTGTCCCTCAAAATAATCACGCTCCCGATAAAGTTAGAGTTTTAAATTTCGACAAAAAGCGGAAATCCGGGCATAGCATTCTCTTATACGCTCCACACCGGATTCCCGCCTATAAATTCAAACATATATCAGCACCGGCCAAACTACCAATTCAATTATCGTTCGCCCGAGTGCGTACATTTCCTATCCAGATAGTGTTATTTGATATCTACCGATGCTCCCTGCTCCTCAAGCTTGACCTTGGCCGATTGTGCAGCCGCCTTCTCGACAGCTTCAAGAACCTTGTTCGGAGTACCTTCCACCAGATCCTTGGCTTCCTTGAGACCTAATCCGGTCAGCTCGCGAACCACCTTGATCACCTGGATCTTCTTTTCACCAATTACGGTGAGCATCACATCGAATTCGGTCTGTTCCTCAACCGGCGCAGCTTCAGCCGCAGCAGCACCGGCCGCAGAACCCGCCATCATTACCGGAGCAGCGGCCTCGACACCGAATGTTGATTCAATGGCTTTGACGAGCTCGGAAAGCTCTATAACAGTCA carries:
- the rplL gene encoding 50S ribosomal protein L7/L12; its protein translation is MAGEKIANLVNQIGELTVIELSELVKAIESTFGVEAAAPVMMAGSAAGAAAAEAAPVEEQTEFDVMLTVIGEKKIQVIKVVRELTGLGLKEAKDLVEGTPNKVLEAVEKAAAQSAKVKLEEQGASVDIK